One Oncorhynchus keta strain PuntledgeMale-10-30-2019 unplaced genomic scaffold, Oket_V2 Un_contig_21740_pilon_pilon, whole genome shotgun sequence genomic window carries:
- the rpp25l gene encoding LOW QUALITY PROTEIN: ribonuclease P protein subunit p25-like protein (The sequence of the model RefSeq protein was modified relative to this genomic sequence to represent the inferred CDS: inserted 1 base in 1 codon; deleted 7 bases in 4 codons; substituted 1 base at 1 genomic stop codon), whose protein sequence is KVQVTWRTGKARTVEQPCPCPFPGLSSDTNEVRVKDGSKIRNLMRYALSRMEVKPRALKARGQPRAEEGVASLEVQEAPCSQALEKMPSRQIVFTGMGKGVSKAITCVEILKRRVKGLHQQTRLLFSTVLGGVELLEPAAGLDSLTVSRNIPAIWVLLSRDPLDASLPGYQAPGTLMPXAQAAKEDAGXAGGCETCGQEERGGGGGRGKGPGGPVRQTDRSREPGKGQSRGKGALAGQE, encoded by the exons ATAAGGTACAGGTGACATGGAGAACTGGTAAGGCACGGACGGTGGAACAGCCCTGTCCCTGCCCATTCCCTGGCCTCTCCAGCGACACCAACGAGGTA AGAGTGAAGGATGGCAGCAAGATCCGCAACCTCATG CGCTATGCCCTGAGCCGCATGGAGGTCAAGCCCAGAGCGCTGAAGGCGAGGGGGCAGCCTAGAGCCGAAGAAGGGGTAGCATCACTCGAGGTCCAGGAAGCACCATGCTCCCAGGCACTGGAAAAGATGCCTAGCCGGCAGATAGTATTCACTGGGATGGGGAAGGGGGTCTCCAAGGCCATCACG TGTGTGGAGATCCTGAAGCGCCGTGTGAAAGGCTTGCACCAGCAGACCAGGCTGCTCTTCAGCACTGTCCTGGGAGGTGTGGAACTCCTGGAGCCTGCAGCAGGCCTGGACAGC CTCACTGTCAGTAGGAACATACCTGCTATCTGGGTACTGCTCTCCAGAGACCCCCTGGATGccagtctgcctggataccaGGCTCCAGGAACTTTGATGCCCTAGGCACAGGCTGCCAAGGAGGATGCAG TGGCTGGTGGATGTGAGACATgtgggcaggaggagaggggaggtggtggtggcagGGGTAAGGGACCAGGAGGCCCTGTCAGACAGACTGATCGATCCAGAGAGCCAGGAAAAGGCCAGAGTCGTGGTAAGGGGGCGCTGGCAGGGCAGGAATga